ACTGATATTAGAAAGTTCAATTTAATGTTTAAAACATCTCAAGGAATAACGGAAGATGGAAAATCGGATATATATTTAAGACCAGAAACTGCTCAAGGTATCTTCGTAAACTTTAAAAATGTCCAAAGGGCATCAAGAAAAAAGATTCCATTTGGTATAGGTCAAGTAGGTAAGGCTTTTAGAAATGAAATAACACCAGGAAACTTTATTTTCAGAACAAGAGAATTTGAACAAATGGAATTGGAGTTTTTCTGTAAGCCGGGCACAGATTTAGAATGGTTTAAATATTGGAAAGAACATTGTGCTAGCTTCTTATATAACTTGGGAATGGAGAAAGAAAATTTAAGATTTAGAGACCATGATAAAGAGGAATTATCATTTTATAGCAACGCTACTTGTGATATAGAATTCTTGTTTCCTTTTGGATGGGGAGAGTTATGGGGAATTGCCGATAGAACTGATTATGATTTAAAGAAACATATGGAACATTCAGGAAATGACTTAAGTTACTTAGATCCTATGACTAATGAAAAATATGTACCATATTGTATAGAGCCATCACTTGGAGCAGACAGAGTTCTTCTTGCATTCTTAGTTAATGCATACGATGAAGAAGAACTTGAAGGTGGAGACGTAAGGACGGTGCTTCACTTGCATCCAGCACTTGCGCCATTTAAAGCAGCTGTTTTGCCACTCAGCAAAAAATTATCAGAGAAATCTCTTGAGGTTTTTGGTATGCTAAGCAAGAAATTTAATGTAGATTACGATGAAGCTGGGAGTATAGGAAAGAGATATAGAAGAGAAGATGAAATAGGGACCCCATATTGTATAACTGTGGATTTTGATACTTTAGAAGATAACGCTGTAACAATTAGGGATAGAGACACAATGCTTCAAATAAGAGTAAGTATAGATGAACTTGAAAAGTTTATAGAAGAAAAGCTTGTATTTTAAATACAAGATAAACTAGAAGTTTAAATGAAA
This window of the Clostridium estertheticum genome carries:
- a CDS encoding glycine--tRNA ligase; the encoded protein is MVLKKSMDKIVTLCKTRGFVFPGSDIYGGLANSWDYGPLGVEFKNNVKKAWWKKFVQESPYNVGVDCAILMNPEVWVATGHVGGFSDPLMDCKECKARFRADKLVEDHMTSLGAEVATADGWTNEELKDYLEKNKIVCPKCGKNNFTDIRKFNLMFKTSQGITEDGKSDIYLRPETAQGIFVNFKNVQRASRKKIPFGIGQVGKAFRNEITPGNFIFRTREFEQMELEFFCKPGTDLEWFKYWKEHCASFLYNLGMEKENLRFRDHDKEELSFYSNATCDIEFLFPFGWGELWGIADRTDYDLKKHMEHSGNDLSYLDPMTNEKYVPYCIEPSLGADRVLLAFLVNAYDEEELEGGDVRTVLHLHPALAPFKAAVLPLSKKLSEKSLEVFGMLSKKFNVDYDEAGSIGKRYRREDEIGTPYCITVDFDTLEDNAVTIRDRDTMLQIRVSIDELEKFIEEKLVF